A genomic window from Paenibacillus sp. FSL K6-0276 includes:
- a CDS encoding aldo/keto reductase: MEYAILGKTGFRVSKIGLGGAPLGGDFGETTDETVTHVIDSALDFGINFIDTAPLYGRGESERRIGKALKGKRGDVILASKAIMRGDPYSYDNTIKSVEESLRRLQTDYIDLIQLHELEQTTYEQAVNETLPAFRKLQEQGKVRAIGVNAGDLELLMPFLREDLVDTIQTYAKYTLVDYTAKDELLPLAKEKNIGVIHGSPLAMGILADRPAPFLRNNKVMLEEAERRMAQLDFLRKSELNGLVEPALRFSLTCPDIAITLVGTTSVKSLDLNTGYCDGRGLSDEEMKKVIGLFPGQRLF; the protein is encoded by the coding sequence GTGGAATATGCCATATTGGGAAAAACAGGTTTTCGAGTATCCAAAATCGGTTTGGGCGGCGCACCGCTTGGCGGCGATTTCGGCGAGACAACGGATGAAACCGTTACTCATGTGATCGATAGTGCTTTGGATTTTGGCATTAACTTTATTGATACTGCCCCTTTGTATGGACGTGGGGAAAGCGAGCGGAGAATAGGGAAAGCCCTGAAAGGTAAACGCGGGGATGTCATTCTTGCCTCCAAGGCGATCATGCGTGGGGACCCTTATTCGTATGACAATACAATCAAGTCTGTTGAAGAGAGCTTACGCAGACTACAAACGGATTATATTGATTTAATCCAACTGCATGAATTGGAGCAGACGACTTATGAACAGGCCGTAAATGAAACACTGCCTGCTTTCCGCAAGCTGCAAGAGCAAGGGAAAGTAAGAGCGATTGGTGTAAATGCAGGAGATCTTGAGCTGTTGATGCCATTCCTGCGCGAAGATCTGGTCGATACCATCCAGACGTATGCCAAATATACATTAGTAGACTATACGGCAAAAGACGAGCTATTACCCCTTGCGAAGGAAAAAAATATCGGCGTCATTCATGGCAGTCCGCTTGCGATGGGAATTTTAGCTGACCGTCCGGCGCCTTTTTTAAGGAATAATAAGGTGATGCTTGAAGAGGCGGAACGAAGAATGGCGCAGTTGGATTTTTTACGCAAAAGTGAACTGAATGGACTTGTTGAGCCCGCGCTTCGATTCAGTCTGACATGCCCGGATATCGCAATTACATTAGTCGGAACGACTTCGGTCAAGTCGCTGGATTTAAACACCGGCTATTGCGATGGAAGAGGATTATCCGATGAAGAGATGAAAAAAGTGATTGGATTATTCCCTGGACAGCGATTGTTTTAG
- a CDS encoding heparinase II/III family protein gives MINQLTLKQLKQALEETSHSTNKLYEEAGSSEHWRRISEDPKYSAFWEQLKKGGEERIKEQPLPPQFSEFILFGTTGDRSFYQNKRDHLIAGVHTFSLLVMADKQNPEWVAGLENALWSICNEFTWVLPAHVGLYINQYPHRIWDQPNMPRETVDLASAHIGFTLAEIIHFMGSRLHPWVVERVKAEIERRLFQVYFHDPVPQNWELKTNNWPAVCASSIGAAAIYMEQDSEKLSGMLWRVINVLRGYLSGFDEQGATPEGPAYWQYGFSHFVFFSELLKERTQGRISLLADSKIEQISLFPQFCMLGDGKVVNFSDSPEQVKWNPGLIHRLQSYAPSLQMPELSSLLQPTSNSWIETSRLLLWSPEQTESREAERHKSGSIEERIFEGNQWAISKVIDTEGHFVAFAAKGGYNEEPHNHNDLGHFILHVDGQSVLADMGLGIYTRQYFQPEYRYNQLNAGSHGHSVPIVDGCRQGFGKRYYAELVEHHQTEKEMTFSLDLTQAYDCPSLESLTRHFAWKRAENESPQLLIRDQVSFLAKPNSFQEVFISSTEPVKTAPGQFLLNSVTFFYEENDWRVEVEDVTLDSDTEKGKKFYRMILHCNHPERIMEMTFKFEIHKGNHLAPNLQ, from the coding sequence TTGATAAATCAATTAACATTAAAGCAGTTAAAGCAGGCCTTGGAAGAGACGTCTCATTCAACAAATAAGCTGTATGAGGAAGCGGGCTCTTCTGAACATTGGCGGAGAATTAGCGAAGATCCCAAATATTCAGCTTTTTGGGAGCAACTGAAGAAGGGCGGAGAAGAACGGATCAAAGAGCAGCCGCTTCCGCCGCAATTCTCGGAGTTTATTTTATTCGGCACCACCGGTGACCGCTCTTTCTATCAGAATAAGCGGGATCATTTAATCGCAGGCGTTCATACGTTCAGCTTGCTGGTCATGGCAGACAAGCAAAATCCGGAATGGGTCGCGGGACTGGAAAACGCACTTTGGAGCATTTGCAATGAATTTACCTGGGTACTACCTGCGCATGTGGGACTTTACATTAACCAATATCCGCATCGAATTTGGGACCAGCCGAACATGCCGCGCGAAACGGTGGATTTGGCATCGGCGCATATCGGGTTTACGCTTGCTGAAATCATCCATTTCATGGGGAGCCGATTGCATCCTTGGGTGGTGGAACGGGTCAAGGCCGAAATCGAACGACGACTATTTCAAGTTTACTTTCATGACCCGGTTCCTCAGAACTGGGAACTCAAAACGAACAATTGGCCTGCCGTTTGCGCCTCTTCCATTGGAGCGGCGGCGATTTATATGGAACAGGACAGTGAAAAGCTAAGCGGCATGCTGTGGAGGGTGATTAATGTTCTGCGCGGTTACCTGTCGGGCTTTGATGAACAAGGAGCTACTCCTGAAGGACCGGCATACTGGCAGTACGGTTTCTCTCATTTTGTCTTTTTTTCGGAATTGTTAAAAGAGCGAACCCAAGGACGGATTTCCCTTTTAGCAGATTCCAAAATCGAGCAGATTTCACTCTTTCCGCAATTTTGTATGCTGGGTGACGGCAAAGTGGTCAATTTCTCCGACTCTCCTGAACAGGTGAAATGGAATCCGGGATTGATTCACCGATTGCAAAGCTACGCACCATCTCTTCAAATGCCAGAATTATCGAGCTTGCTGCAGCCGACATCCAACAGCTGGATTGAGACCTCAAGACTTTTGCTGTGGTCGCCTGAACAGACAGAGTCCCGGGAAGCGGAACGGCACAAATCGGGGTCGATAGAAGAGCGGATTTTCGAAGGAAATCAGTGGGCCATTTCAAAGGTCATCGATACGGAGGGACATTTTGTTGCTTTTGCAGCAAAGGGCGGCTATAACGAAGAACCTCATAATCATAATGATTTAGGACACTTCATCCTGCATGTTGACGGTCAAAGCGTGCTTGCGGATATGGGGCTGGGTATCTATACCAGACAGTATTTCCAGCCAGAATATCGCTACAATCAATTGAACGCCGGCTCGCACGGACACTCAGTGCCTATTGTGGACGGATGCAGACAGGGCTTCGGAAAACGGTATTACGCCGAATTGGTCGAACATCATCAGACGGAAAAAGAGATGACGTTTTCCCTTGATTTGACTCAAGCCTATGACTGTCCTTCTTTGGAAAGTCTTACACGACATTTTGCATGGAAACGCGCAGAGAATGAATCGCCTCAACTTCTGATCCGGGATCAGGTTTCATTTTTGGCCAAGCCCAATTCCTTCCAGGAGGTGTTTATCAGCAGTACCGAACCGGTAAAAACTGCTCCAGGTCAATTCTTGTTGAACAGCGTGACGTTCTTCTATGAAGAGAACGACTGGCGTGTGGAAGTGGAGGATGTAACACTGGATTCCGACACGGAAAAGGGAAAGAAATTCTACCGGATGATCCTTCACTGCAATCACCCCGAAAGAATCATGGAGATGACATTCAAGTTCGAAATCCACAAAGGGAATCATCTTGCACCAAATTTACAATAA
- a CDS encoding ABC transporter substrate-binding protein has translation MNKQWFKVIAGVLSLTMVLVACGGAKEEKKTAGEGQQKEELPMVELVWNFPLSAIPQDLDTVQEAVNKITKEKINATVKLKAHTFADYNQKMNTVVASGESYDIAWTANWNWDYLQNQSKGAFLELDDLLNSNAPGLLESMPEFVWDAAKIQGKVYGVPNYQTVTKREGFIIQKRFADKYNLDVNSIKKFEDIEPFLKLIKEGESAEIVPFLNDKYGRFNIMPQSLGMEAITANNIIGVDLKNPETPINLFETEQYKHYLDTMRNWYTKGYVNENAATLKNKNDIIQTGNAAVQFHNVLKPGGEVEAKAANGGNDVIYVPLTEPYASTGTVITTMQAINKNSKNPERAMMFINLLNTDKELYNTISFGVEGKHYTKVSDNVIQVNKDAGYAPNAGWVFGNTFNGYLVEGVDPAVLEETKKANESATKSPLMGFKFDSTPVMAEIANLATVIDQYLPALETGTWDPNEKLKEFQDKLKQAGTDKVMDELAKQIKAWKQTK, from the coding sequence ATGAATAAGCAATGGTTCAAAGTAATTGCAGGTGTGCTCAGTCTGACGATGGTTTTGGTGGCGTGCGGCGGTGCCAAGGAAGAGAAAAAGACAGCTGGGGAAGGACAACAGAAAGAAGAACTTCCGATGGTGGAACTCGTTTGGAATTTTCCGCTGAGTGCCATTCCGCAAGATCTGGATACCGTGCAGGAAGCCGTAAACAAAATTACCAAGGAAAAAATCAACGCAACCGTAAAACTGAAAGCGCATACCTTTGCTGATTACAATCAAAAAATGAATACGGTCGTCGCATCCGGTGAGAGTTACGACATTGCATGGACGGCGAACTGGAACTGGGATTATTTGCAAAATCAATCGAAAGGCGCATTCCTTGAACTCGATGATTTGCTGAATAGCAACGCGCCAGGTTTATTGGAATCGATGCCGGAATTCGTGTGGGATGCAGCCAAAATTCAAGGTAAAGTTTATGGCGTTCCTAACTATCAGACGGTAACAAAAAGAGAAGGCTTCATTATTCAAAAGCGTTTCGCGGACAAATATAATCTAGATGTGAACTCCATCAAGAAGTTTGAAGACATCGAGCCGTTCCTGAAGCTAATTAAAGAAGGCGAATCAGCGGAGATTGTACCATTTCTGAATGACAAGTATGGAAGATTCAATATCATGCCCCAATCTCTCGGTATGGAAGCGATTACGGCAAATAACATAATCGGCGTAGATCTGAAGAATCCCGAAACTCCGATTAATCTGTTTGAGACCGAACAGTATAAGCATTATCTGGATACGATGAGAAATTGGTATACAAAGGGCTACGTCAATGAAAATGCGGCTACTTTGAAAAACAAAAACGATATTATCCAAACAGGCAATGCTGCAGTACAGTTTCATAACGTTCTTAAACCCGGCGGAGAAGTCGAAGCCAAAGCTGCTAATGGTGGAAATGATGTCATCTATGTTCCATTGACAGAGCCTTATGCATCCACAGGTACAGTCATTACTACCATGCAAGCCATCAACAAGAACTCCAAAAATCCTGAGCGTGCGATGATGTTTATTAACCTGTTGAACACAGATAAAGAACTTTATAACACCATCAGCTTTGGCGTGGAAGGAAAACATTACACCAAAGTGTCCGACAACGTGATTCAAGTAAACAAAGATGCGGGTTACGCGCCAAATGCAGGATGGGTATTCGGTAATACATTCAATGGCTACTTAGTTGAAGGCGTCGATCCTGCTGTCTTAGAGGAGACCAAAAAGGCGAATGAATCCGCGACGAAATCTCCATTAATGGGCTTTAAGTTTGACAGCACACCTGTTATGGCTGAAATCGCAAACCTGGCGACAGTAATCGATCAGTATCTACCTGCATTGGAAACCGGTACATGGGATCCGAACGAAAAGTTGAAAGAATTCCAAGATAAACTGAAGCAAGCTGGCACCGATAAGGTTATGGATGAACTGGCGAAGCAGATTAAGGCCTGGAAGCAAACAAAGTAA